A region from the Microcoleus sp. bin38.metabat.b11b12b14.051 genome encodes:
- a CDS encoding TIGR03960 family B12-binding radical SAM protein gives MAVKVEELLTAEINQPARYLGNELGAARQPWDSASVRWVLTYPEVYEVGASNLGHIILYNILNALPRQLCDRAYLPAPDLAAKLRSTKTPLFAVESRRSLTEFDILGFSLSYELGATNILEMLDLAGIPLTWKERATNTQNGGDLPLIFAGGQTATSNPEPYADFFDFIALGDGEELLPEIGLILAEGKANNLSREALLLDLAQIPGVYVPQFYDMAADGSVHPNRPEVPDRILRRVATPIPAYSIGLVPYVQTVHDRLTVEIRRGCTRGCRFCQPGMLTRPARDVEPQQVVEAIEQGMKATGHSEFSLLSLSCSDYLALPAVGMEIKNRLKDKNISLSLPSQRVDRFDDNIADILGGTRQSGLTFAPEAGTQRMRDIVNKGLTNEELLRGVKTAVDRGWDKIKLYFMIGLPGETDFDVLGIAETVRWLQRECRLDGRRGLNFNLTISNFTPKPHTPFQWHSVSTAEFSRKQKLLKGEFKGMRNLKVNYTDVRISAMEDFVGRGDRRLGPVVRRAWELGAGMDAWWESLDTAYKAWTRAIDQSGLTWKYRQVESGEWNLFEKEEEKEEGRRKKEEGRGDKEEVTGIKEDFPTSLLLPLSPSLLLPLSSSPSLPLSSSPSLPLSLDRPLPWDHLDTGIDKNWLKLDLQKALEAATVPDCSFEGCSRCGVCGTDFGHNVVVDALPIPEFAGEFVPNTERKQRFRVWFGKVGDMALVGHLDLLRLFDRVVRRADLPISFTGGFHPNPRISVANALPLGVTSTGEIADFELTEPIALEMFREKLAATLPENIPIYKVEQIDLKAPSASQLLEAAEYVITVAATGSLPENDGSEGMNSTGVCVADGGNWEAWVKTIAQTEAFWRAHTTKSGKTQDVNLRDRLHKLELVQQSEATAVLRYTGSCRSDGSLLKPEHLVFMLEQVSQQEIQLLQVQRSQLILGYG, from the coding sequence TATGAAGTTGGTGCTTCCAATCTGGGACACATCATCCTTTACAATATTTTGAATGCCTTGCCGAGACAGTTGTGCGATCGAGCTTATTTACCCGCACCAGACTTGGCTGCAAAACTGCGATCGACCAAAACTCCCCTGTTTGCCGTAGAATCTAGGCGATCGCTCACAGAATTTGATATTCTCGGTTTCAGCCTCAGCTACGAACTCGGAGCCACAAACATTCTGGAAATGCTGGATTTAGCCGGCATTCCCCTAACTTGGAAAGAAAGAGCGACAAATACCCAAAATGGCGGGGATTTGCCGCTGATTTTTGCTGGCGGACAAACCGCAACCTCCAATCCCGAACCCTATGCTGACTTTTTTGACTTCATCGCTTTGGGGGATGGAGAAGAATTGCTGCCAGAAATTGGCTTAATTTTGGCAGAAGGGAAAGCTAATAATTTGAGCCGAGAAGCATTGTTGCTGGATTTAGCGCAAATTCCCGGCGTTTATGTCCCCCAATTTTACGATATGGCGGCCGATGGTTCTGTTCATCCTAACCGCCCCGAAGTTCCCGATCGAATTCTGCGCCGAGTCGCGACTCCGATACCAGCTTATTCGATCGGGCTAGTGCCTTATGTCCAGACAGTACACGACAGACTGACAGTCGAAATTCGACGGGGATGTACCCGTGGCTGCCGCTTCTGTCAGCCGGGAATGCTGACTCGCCCCGCCCGCGATGTGGAACCGCAACAAGTCGTAGAGGCGATCGAACAAGGGATGAAAGCCACCGGGCACAGCGAGTTTTCCCTGCTTTCCCTGAGTTGTTCCGACTATCTGGCACTTCCGGCTGTCGGGATGGAAATCAAAAACCGCCTGAAAGACAAAAATATCTCTCTATCTTTACCCAGTCAGCGGGTTGACAGATTTGACGATAATATTGCCGACATTCTCGGCGGCACGCGGCAAAGCGGTTTGACTTTTGCCCCGGAAGCCGGCACTCAACGGATGCGCGACATCGTTAACAAAGGTTTGACGAATGAAGAATTGTTGCGGGGTGTGAAGACTGCGGTCGATCGCGGTTGGGATAAAATTAAGCTCTATTTTATGATCGGTTTGCCCGGAGAAACCGATTTTGATGTCCTAGGAATTGCCGAAACAGTCCGCTGGTTGCAAAGGGAATGCAGGCTGGATGGCCGACGCGGACTGAATTTTAACTTGACAATTTCTAATTTTACGCCTAAGCCTCACACTCCTTTTCAGTGGCATTCGGTTTCTACTGCCGAGTTTTCACGTAAGCAAAAATTGCTGAAGGGTGAATTCAAAGGGATGAGAAATCTCAAGGTGAATTATACTGATGTGCGGATTTCGGCAATGGAGGATTTTGTCGGTAGGGGCGATCGACGTTTGGGCCCTGTAGTCCGTCGTGCTTGGGAACTTGGCGCTGGTATGGATGCCTGGTGGGAAAGCTTGGATACAGCATACAAGGCTTGGACAAGGGCGATCGATCAATCGGGCCTTACCTGGAAATACCGCCAAGTTGAAAGTGGCGAGTGGAATCTGTTTGAGAAGGAAGAGGAGAAGGAAGAAGGAAGAAGGAAGAAGGAAGAAGGAAGAGGGGATAAGGAAGAAGTCACAGGAATCAAGGAAGATTTTCCCACATCTCTTCTTCTCCCCCTCTCCCCCTCTCTTCTTCTCCCTCTCTCCTCTTCTCCCTCTCTCCCCCTCTCCTCTTCTCCCTCTCTCCCCCTCTCCCTCGATCGACCTTTACCTTGGGATCATCTAGACACGGGAATTGATAAAAACTGGCTAAAACTTGACTTGCAAAAGGCTTTGGAAGCCGCGACGGTTCCCGATTGTTCCTTTGAAGGATGTTCGCGCTGTGGGGTTTGCGGCACTGACTTCGGACACAATGTGGTTGTGGATGCGTTGCCAATTCCTGAGTTTGCTGGGGAGTTTGTGCCGAATACAGAACGGAAACAGCGTTTTCGGGTTTGGTTTGGGAAGGTGGGCGATATGGCTTTGGTTGGTCATTTGGATTTGCTGCGATTGTTCGATCGAGTTGTCCGCAGGGCCGATTTACCGATTTCGTTTACTGGCGGCTTCCACCCGAATCCTCGGATTTCTGTGGCAAATGCCCTGCCTCTGGGCGTTACCAGTACCGGGGAAATTGCTGATTTTGAACTCACTGAGCCGATCGCTCTGGAGATGTTTCGGGAAAAATTGGCGGCGACTTTGCCGGAAAATATCCCGATTTACAAGGTGGAGCAAATCGACCTCAAGGCTCCTTCTGCCAGTCAGTTGCTAGAAGCCGCGGAGTACGTGATTACTGTCGCTGCAACAGGCTCTCTGCCGGAAAATGACGGATCTGAAGGCATGAATTCTACTGGTGTCTGTGTCGCGGATGGTGGCAACTGGGAAGCTTGGGTGAAGACGATCGCCCAAACAGAGGCTTTTTGGCGGGCGCACACTACTAAGTCGGGGAAGACGCAGGATGTCAATTTGCGCGATCGACTGCACAAACTAGAACTCGTACAGCAATCTGAAGCTACAGCCGTGTTGCGCTATACCGGCAGTTGTCGCAGCGACGGTAGCTTGCTCAAGCCGGAACATCTTGTTTTCATGCTCGAACAAGTTAGCCAGCAAGAAATTCAGCTTCTGCAAGTTCAACGCAGTCAGCTAATCCTAGGTTATGGTTAA